AGCAGCTGTAACACCTACATTCGGATCGCTTTTGGAATCAGCGTAAAACATTTCCAATTTTGCACCTCCAAGAGACTTGATACCCCCGGCAGCATTGATTTCTTCAACAGCCATTTCTCTAGCCTGCTTGCCCTGCTGTCCAACGGCTGCAGAAGGACCGGAAAGAGGAAGGATATTACCGACTTTGACAGTATCTACCGCCAAAGCAAGTGAACTGAAACCAAGTACTAAGGCACAGAGAAGTCCTGTACCCACAAGCGATTTAAAAGTTTTCATCTTTAATCTCCTTTTAAATGTGGTGTTTATAAAAATAAAAAGGCCCATCAAATGACAGACCTCTTTAATTATTAGCTATATTTTGCAATTGCCTCTTCAAGGATAGAAAGACCTTTATTCAAAGTTTCCTCATCTACCGAAAGCGGCACAAGTACTCTAAGTACATTGCCGAAGTTTCCGCAGGAGAGAAGAAGCAATTTCTTTTTAACAACGTCAGCTACAATTTTTTTGGTCACGACAGCATCAGGAGTTTTGCTCTCACGGTCAGCCACGATTTCAAGTGCGATCATTGCACCAAGTCCGCGCACTTCGCCTATAATGGAATACTTGTCCTGCCATGCAAGGAAAGTTTTCTTAAGCTTATCACCAAGCTCCTGTCCTTTTTCAAGGATACCGCCCTCTTCAAGGGATTCAATAGATGCTAAGGCTGCAGCACATGATACAGGGTTTCCGCCATAGGTTCCGCCGAGTCCTCCGGGATGCACTGCGTCCATAATTTCTTTTTTACCTACAACAGCAGAGATAGGCATTCCGCCGCCAATACTCTTAGCCATAGTTACGAGGTCAGGTTCAACACCACAGTGCTCCATGGCACACATCTTACCTGTACGGCCGCCGCCGCTTTGAATTTCATCGGCAACAAAGTAAATGCCGTTGTCAGCACAGATCTCTTTTATTCTAGGGAAATATTCTGGAGGAGGAACAAGGAATCCGCCTTCTCCGGCTATAGGTTCGGCCACAAGTGCCGCAATATTTTCCGGTGCGGCATTGCCGATAAACCAATTTTTGAACTGTTCGGCGCAGTAAACATCACAGGAAGGATAATCTTTACCGTAAGGACAACGGTAACAATAAGGATAAGGAATTCTGTAAATTTCAGGAGCGTAAGGACCAAAACCTAGTTTATATGGCTTAACTTTGCTGGTCATACTCATAGTGAGTAATGTTCTACCGTGGAAACCACCTTCATAAACGACAATTCCACTTTTGCCACTGGCAAGCCTTGCAATTTTAACTGCATTCTCAACAGCTTCAGCTCCACTGTTAAGAAGAACTGCCTTCTTCTCAAAGTCACCTGGAGTCATTTCGATAAGCTTTTCAGCTAGGGCAACATATGGCTCATACATGGCAATGTGAAAACAGGAATGGACAAGTTTCTCAGCCTGCGCCTTGATTGCGGCGACGACTTTTTCATTGCAATGGCCGACATTGTTGACTCCGATTCCGCCAACAAAATCAATGAACTCTTCCCCGTCCACATCAGTAATGGTGGAATTTGAGGCATGATCTGCGAAAATTGGACCCAAGTTGCCGACTCCCAGAGCGACTGCCTTGTTTCTTCTTTCCAAGAGCTTTTCTGTCTTACTCATCTGTTTAACCGTCCTTTTTTATGTTTGGTCACATAATGCATCTCCTGTGCCACATAATATTATACAATAAAAACAATCACATCAGACAAATTAAATTTTTAATTCAAGCTGCTTTTGATTCAATATTGAATCAAAAGTCTGTATTAACGAGTATCAAGAGCTTTTTTGATTCAAATTTGAATCTTAAATTAATTTAAATATGATCAAATATTTTTTT
This genomic interval from Desulfovibrio sp. UCD-KL4C contains the following:
- the gabT gene encoding 4-aminobutyrate--2-oxoglutarate transaminase, yielding MSKTEKLLERRNKAVALGVGNLGPIFADHASNSTITDVDGEEFIDFVGGIGVNNVGHCNEKVVAAIKAQAEKLVHSCFHIAMYEPYVALAEKLIEMTPGDFEKKAVLLNSGAEAVENAVKIARLASGKSGIVVYEGGFHGRTLLTMSMTSKVKPYKLGFGPYAPEIYRIPYPYCYRCPYGKDYPSCDVYCAEQFKNWFIGNAAPENIAALVAEPIAGEGGFLVPPPEYFPRIKEICADNGIYFVADEIQSGGGRTGKMCAMEHCGVEPDLVTMAKSIGGGMPISAVVGKKEIMDAVHPGGLGGTYGGNPVSCAAALASIESLEEGGILEKGQELGDKLKKTFLAWQDKYSIIGEVRGLGAMIALEIVADRESKTPDAVVTKKIVADVVKKKLLLLSCGNFGNVLRVLVPLSVDEETLNKGLSILEEAIAKYS